From Chryseobacterium salivictor, a single genomic window includes:
- a CDS encoding glycoside hydrolase family 97 protein, whose translation MKNIKISVLFLLLGSFSLNAQSLKSPDGKFEMNFQLKAGVPYYDLKYQGKTVVEDSKLGLRLLRDGNIQFASEIENKDQKGKDLDNGFTKTAEKRDSKNETWDPIMGEKKSYINHYNELVVTLNQDANDRHIIVKFRLFNDGLGFRYEFPEQKNLNYFIIKEEDSEIDLPTDMKAWWLAGDYDSQEYQTQTTNLSEIPAKWPTSYDGNASQTLIKNAVQTPLMLKKEGKDQLYVNISEAAVINYPASNLELDATNFKFKMHLTPDGQGAKGYIQTPAVSPWRTIIVSPKAEEVLASKMIFNLNEPTQYKDTSYIKPTKYMGVWWEMIIGKSQWAYSTANNVHIGKTDFSKLTPNGKHAANNTKVKEYIDFASANGFDALLIEGWNTGWEDWFGHSKEFVFDFITPYPDFDIKMLNDYAHSKNLKLMMHHETSGSATNYERWADDAFKLMNKYGYEAVKTGYVGNIIPRGEHHYSQWTINHYLRIAEKANDYKIMVNSHESVRPTGLNRTYPNWIAAEAARGTEFEAFGGNNPDHQTILPFTRFMGGPMDYTPGIFQTKLDYYFPGDTRFVKTTLAKQLALYVVMYSPLQMAADLPENYAKHMDAFQFIKDVALDWDDTKILSAEPGDYIHTARKTKGKDEWFVGGITDENARNFTVDFSFLPKGKKYEATVYADGDDADYIKNPQSYKIYRKTVTNKSKLPMKLARSGGYAISVKILK comes from the coding sequence ATGAAAAATATAAAAATATCCGTCCTTTTCCTTCTGTTAGGAAGTTTTTCCCTCAACGCACAATCCTTAAAATCTCCCGATGGAAAGTTTGAAATGAATTTTCAGTTAAAAGCCGGAGTTCCCTATTATGACCTTAAGTATCAGGGCAAAACAGTCGTTGAAGATTCGAAATTAGGATTAAGACTTTTGCGGGACGGTAATATTCAGTTCGCTTCAGAAATTGAAAATAAAGATCAGAAAGGAAAAGATCTCGATAACGGTTTTACCAAAACTGCAGAAAAACGCGATTCCAAGAACGAAACTTGGGATCCGATCATGGGCGAGAAGAAATCCTATATCAATCATTATAATGAATTAGTGGTTACTTTAAATCAAGACGCAAATGATCGACACATTATTGTGAAATTCCGTTTGTTTAATGATGGTCTGGGTTTCAGATATGAGTTTCCGGAGCAGAAAAACCTGAATTATTTCATTATTAAAGAAGAAGATTCAGAAATCGATTTGCCAACCGATATGAAAGCCTGGTGGCTTGCCGGTGATTACGACTCTCAGGAATATCAAACCCAGACCACCAACCTTTCAGAAATTCCGGCAAAATGGCCCACTTCTTATGACGGAAATGCCTCCCAAACTTTAATTAAAAATGCAGTCCAAACTCCTTTAATGCTAAAAAAAGAAGGAAAAGATCAATTGTATGTTAATATTTCAGAGGCAGCGGTCATCAATTATCCGGCATCAAATCTCGAACTCGATGCTACGAATTTTAAATTTAAAATGCATTTAACGCCAGACGGTCAAGGTGCAAAAGGCTATATCCAGACGCCGGCCGTTTCTCCCTGGAGAACGATTATCGTGTCACCAAAAGCCGAAGAAGTTCTCGCTTCAAAAATGATTTTTAATCTTAATGAGCCTACGCAATATAAAGACACTTCTTACATCAAGCCTACAAAATACATGGGCGTTTGGTGGGAAATGATTATCGGCAAATCGCAGTGGGCGTACTCCACCGCCAACAATGTTCATATTGGCAAAACCGATTTTTCTAAATTAACACCCAACGGGAAACATGCGGCCAACAATACCAAAGTAAAAGAATATATCGACTTCGCTTCTGCAAACGGTTTCGACGCTTTGCTCATCGAAGGTTGGAATACCGGTTGGGAAGACTGGTTCGGTCACAGCAAAGAATTTGTTTTTGATTTCATCACGCCATATCCGGATTTTGATATCAAAATGCTGAACGATTATGCTCATTCTAAAAATTTAAAACTGATGATGCACCACGAAACTTCAGGTTCTGCGACGAACTATGAAAGATGGGCAGACGATGCATTTAAATTAATGAATAAATATGGTTACGAAGCCGTAAAAACAGGTTACGTTGGAAATATTATTCCACGCGGTGAGCATCACTATTCGCAATGGACGATCAACCATTATTTAAGAATTGCCGAAAAAGCCAACGATTACAAAATCATGGTCAATTCCCATGAATCCGTTCGGCCGACAGGTTTAAACCGTACATATCCAAACTGGATTGCCGCAGAAGCTGCCCGTGGAACAGAATTCGAAGCGTTCGGCGGAAATAATCCCGATCACCAAACCATCTTGCCATTTACCAGATTTATGGGCGGACCGATGGACTACACACCGGGAATTTTCCAAACCAAACTCGATTATTATTTCCCTGGCGATACCCGATTTGTGAAAACCACTTTGGCGAAACAGTTGGCCCTTTATGTCGTGATGTATTCCCCGCTTCAGATGGCCGCAGATTTACCTGAAAATTATGCCAAACACATGGACGCTTTTCAGTTCATCAAAGACGTTGCCCTCGACTGGGATGATACCAAAATTTTATCTGCAGAACCTGGTGATTATATTCACACTGCCCGTAAAACCAAAGGAAAAGATGAATGGTTTGTTGGCGGAATCACCGATGAAAATGCCAGAAATTTCACCGTAGATTTCTCTTTCCTGCCAAAAGGCAAAAAATACGAAGCTACTGTTTATGCTGACGGAGACGACGCTGATTACATCAAAAATCCACAGTCTTATAAAATCTACAGGAAAACCGTAACCAACAAATCAAAGCTTCCGATGAAATTGGCGAGAAGTGGCGGTTATGCGATTTCGGTGAAAATTTTGAAATAG
- a CDS encoding transposase — MEIKAPFYENFKFGQIYHLFTRVNGNELIFRKEDNYVYFLKQISKYLLPYLEIYAYCLVSQRLSLLVRFRPQNEIFNNLDLPERELSAEEEHKFLMQPVSNLLNSYSKAYNKMFQRKGALFIDYIKREKVDEEEQLKDIFKGIHQIPLQHRLAKSSEEWKYSSFNAYLVQNKPTKVSINFMMEFFENTQDLIKFHKVN, encoded by the coding sequence ATGGAAATAAAAGCTCCTTTTTACGAAAATTTTAAATTTGGACAGATTTATCATCTGTTTACAAGAGTGAATGGAAATGAGCTTATTTTTCGTAAAGAGGATAATTATGTTTATTTTCTGAAGCAAATTTCAAAATATTTGCTTCCCTACTTAGAGATTTATGCCTATTGTTTGGTTTCACAGCGTCTTAGTTTATTGGTTCGTTTTCGGCCGCAAAATGAGATTTTTAATAATCTCGACTTACCTGAAAGAGAACTTTCAGCGGAAGAAGAGCATAAATTTTTAATGCAGCCGGTAAGTAATTTGCTCAATTCTTATTCAAAAGCATACAACAAAATGTTTCAAAGAAAAGGTGCATTATTTATTGACTATATTAAAAGAGAAAAAGTAGATGAAGAGGAGCAACTTAAAGATATTTTCAAAGGAATTCATCAGATTCCTTTACAGCACCGGTTAGCGAAAAGTTCTGAGGAATGGAAATATTCCTCATTTAATGCCTATTTAGTTCAAAATAAACCTACTAAAGTCAGCATAAATTTCATGATGGAATTTTTTGAAAATACGCAAGACCTGATAAAGTTTCATAAAGTAAATTAA
- a CDS encoding GLPGLI family protein, producing the protein MKWEIFTETKKSADYQLQKAEVDFGGRHWVAWFCNEIPINEGPYKFQGLPGLIFEIEDTGNNYSYKLINSKKLEKELDTTEFLETHYGNKPIKITNQKLNEVKLNYYNNPYSWAMTSTGTWSVNFGDGKIYNKKEDIPYLTRRTQEELRRNNNPIELDIALKYPLK; encoded by the coding sequence ATGAAATGGGAAATTTTTACTGAAACTAAAAAAAGCGCTGATTATCAATTGCAGAAAGCAGAAGTAGATTTCGGAGGAAGACATTGGGTTGCGTGGTTTTGCAATGAAATTCCAATTAATGAAGGACCTTATAAATTTCAGGGATTGCCGGGTTTAATTTTTGAAATTGAGGATACAGGAAATAATTATTCCTATAAATTAATCAATAGCAAGAAATTAGAAAAAGAACTCGACACCACGGAGTTTCTGGAAACGCATTACGGGAATAAACCCATAAAAATCACCAACCAGAAGCTCAATGAAGTAAAACTTAATTATTACAATAATCCTTATTCATGGGCAATGACATCGACTGGAACATGGAGTGTAAATTTCGGTGACGGAAAAATTTATAATAAAAAAGAAGATATACCTTATCTCACCAGGAGAACGCAGGAAGAACTTCGCAGAAATAACAATCCGATAGAATTAGATATCGCCCTTAAATATCCTTTAAAATAA
- a CDS encoding glycoside hydrolase family 13 protein: protein MKKILLFLLFSVFSFAQIQKVEPAFWWHGMKNPELQILVYGKNISGYQIELSDHIKIKEVTKTENPNYVFVTVNTDEIKNSSFKINFKKGKKTVDSYTYELKNRKPGSAERNSFSSKDVMYLIMPDRFANGDPSNDSQPSLIEKVNRNLPSGRHGGDLRGIINNLDYLQNLGVTALWLTPANEDNEKQTSYHGYAQTDLYKIDGRYGTNEEYLELSRELQKRGMMLIQDYVTNHWGISHWLIQDLPTKDWIHQFKDGEGKYGFKRSNYRTTSQFDTNVAQIDKDIALNGWFDTTMPDLNQKNPLVLKYLTQNAIWWIEYAELGGLRVDTYPYNDKTAMAKWAKAITDEYPKFNIVGEAWMYNPAHVSFWQKNSKIAEIENYNSNLPSVMDFTLFSDLPSALKEEDGWDKGMIKIYNSFGNDFLYPDINNILVFFENHDTERFNEIFKGDIRYYKMALTLMSTVRGIPQIYYGSEIGMRGDKNNGGDAEIRKNFPGGWKEDAQNAFNAKTQTPEQKEFHGFTQKLLNWRKGKDVIHSGKTTHYMPVDKVYVYFRYNDHEKVMVIINNNEKEQNLNLSRFAESLDGISKGKDVISGKEFSVSPQNKITVSGKSSLILELQ from the coding sequence ATGAAAAAAATACTGTTATTTTTACTCTTTTCCGTTTTCTCTTTTGCCCAGATTCAAAAAGTAGAACCCGCATTCTGGTGGCACGGCATGAAAAATCCAGAACTTCAAATCTTAGTGTATGGAAAAAATATTTCAGGTTATCAAATCGAACTTTCGGATCATATCAAAATAAAAGAAGTGACGAAAACAGAAAATCCAAACTATGTTTTCGTCACTGTAAATACTGATGAGATTAAAAATTCTTCCTTTAAAATTAATTTTAAAAAAGGAAAGAAAACAGTTGATTCTTACACCTACGAACTCAAAAACAGGAAACCGGGTTCTGCCGAAAGAAACTCTTTTTCTTCAAAAGATGTGATGTATCTCATTATGCCGGACCGATTTGCCAACGGCGATCCATCCAACGATTCGCAACCCAGTTTAATTGAAAAAGTAAACCGCAATTTACCAAGTGGAAGACACGGCGGAGATTTACGTGGCATCATCAATAATTTAGATTATTTACAAAATTTGGGAGTCACCGCATTGTGGCTTACTCCGGCAAATGAAGACAATGAAAAACAGACTTCTTATCACGGCTACGCCCAAACTGATCTTTACAAAATCGATGGCCGGTATGGAACCAACGAAGAGTATCTGGAACTTTCCCGTGAACTGCAAAAGCGCGGCATGATGCTCATTCAGGACTATGTGACCAATCACTGGGGGATTTCACACTGGCTGATTCAGGATTTACCGACCAAAGACTGGATTCACCAGTTTAAAGATGGTGAAGGGAAATACGGTTTCAAAAGATCCAATTACAGAACAACTTCTCAGTTTGATACCAATGTGGCGCAAATTGACAAAGATATTGCGCTGAATGGTTGGTTTGATACGACGATGCCGGATTTGAATCAGAAAAATCCGCTCGTATTGAAATATTTAACCCAAAATGCAATCTGGTGGATCGAGTATGCGGAATTGGGCGGTTTGCGCGTTGACACTTATCCTTACAACGATAAAACTGCGATGGCAAAATGGGCAAAAGCGATTACCGATGAATATCCGAAATTCAATATTGTAGGAGAAGCGTGGATGTACAATCCGGCTCATGTTTCTTTCTGGCAAAAAAACTCGAAGATTGCAGAGATTGAAAATTACAACTCCAATCTCCCTTCTGTGATGGATTTTACCCTGTTTTCAGATTTGCCATCTGCTTTGAAAGAAGAGGACGGCTGGGACAAAGGAATGATTAAAATCTATAATTCCTTTGGCAACGATTTCCTGTATCCGGACATTAATAATATTTTGGTCTTTTTCGAAAACCATGATACAGAAAGGTTTAATGAGATTTTCAAAGGCGATATCCGTTATTATAAAATGGCATTGACTTTAATGTCAACCGTTCGCGGAATTCCACAGATCTATTATGGTTCTGAAATCGGAATGCGCGGTGATAAAAACAACGGTGGTGACGCAGAAATCCGGAAAAATTTTCCAGGCGGCTGGAAAGAGGATGCTCAAAATGCGTTCAATGCAAAAACCCAAACTCCGGAACAGAAGGAATTTCACGGTTTTACCCAGAAACTGCTGAACTGGAGAAAAGGAAAAGACGTCATTCACAGCGGGAAAACCACGCATTATATGCCGGTTGATAAGGTTTATGTTTATTTCAGATACAATGATCATGAAAAAGTAATGGTCATTATTAATAACAATGAAAAAGAACAGAATTTAAATTTAAGCCGTTTCGCAGAATCTTTGGACGGAATTTCAAAAGGAAAAGACGTAATTTCCGGAAAAGAATTTTCTGTTTCCCCACAAAATAAAATCACGGTTTCAGGAAAATCTTCACTAATTTTAGAACTTCAATAA
- a CDS encoding nuclear transport factor 2 family protein, whose translation MKKSIVFTVITFLLICSNSLFSQKKSFYENVQKKNVSKVLDDLNLYATKADFKNYFNLYAEASTFIGTDANEVWNKKEFMDYAKPHFDKGKAWNFTSLKRNISFSTDGKYAWFDELLDTQMKFCRGSGVLEKIGSQWKIKQYVLSITIPNEVTNEVVKIKSPLENQVISDLKNK comes from the coding sequence ATGAAAAAGAGTATTGTTTTTACGGTGATCACCTTTCTATTGATTTGCTCCAACTCACTTTTCTCTCAGAAAAAAAGCTTTTATGAAAATGTTCAGAAAAAAAATGTGAGTAAAGTTTTAGACGATCTGAATTTATATGCAACAAAAGCAGACTTTAAAAATTACTTTAATCTCTACGCTGAAGCATCTACTTTCATTGGAACCGATGCCAACGAAGTCTGGAATAAAAAAGAATTTATGGATTATGCCAAACCCCATTTCGACAAAGGAAAAGCATGGAATTTCACTTCTTTAAAAAGGAACATCTCTTTCAGCACCGACGGAAAATACGCATGGTTCGATGAATTACTCGATACCCAAATGAAATTTTGTCGCGGAAGTGGTGTTCTTGAAAAAATAGGATCACAATGGAAAATAAAACAGTATGTGCTGTCAATAACAATTCCCAATGAGGTAACCAACGAGGTTGTCAAAATAAAATCACCTCTTGAAAATCAGGTAATTTCGGATTTAAAAAATAAATAA